The proteins below come from a single Danio aesculapii chromosome 25, fDanAes4.1, whole genome shotgun sequence genomic window:
- the hrasa gene encoding HRas proto-oncogene, GTPase a gives MTEYKLVVVGAGGVGKSALTIQLIQNHFVDEYDPTIEDSYRKQVVIDGETCLLDILDTAGQEEYSAMRDQYMRTGEGFLCVFAINNTKSFEDIHQYREQIKRVKDSDDVPMVLVGNKCDLPARTVDTRQAQELARSYGIPFIETSAKTRQGVEDAFYTLVREIRQHKMRKLNPPDESGQDCMSCRCVVS, from the exons ATGACGGAATATAAACTGGTGGTGGTGGGTGCAGGAGGTGTGGGCAAAAGTGCTCTCACcatccaacttatccagaacCACTTTGTGGATGAATACGATCCTACTATAgag GACTCCTACAGAAAGCAGGTGGTGATTGATGGGGAGACATGTCTattggacatcttggacactgCAGGTCAGGAGGAGTACAGTGCCATGAGGGACCAGTACATGAGAACGGGCGAGGGCTTCCTCTGTGTGTTTGCCATCAATAACACCAAGTCCTTTGAGGACATTCATCAATACAG GGAACAGATCAAACGGGTAAAAGACTCTGACGATGTGCCCATGGTGcttgtgggtaacaaatgtgaTCTTCCTGCTCGGACTGTAGACACACGGCAAGCACAAGAACTCGCCCGCAGTTATGGAATCCCTTTCATTGAAACCTCAGCCAAAACCAGACAA GGTGTGGAAGATGCATTTTACACACTCGTACGAGAGATTCGTCAACACAAAATGAGGAAGCTGAATCCACCAGATGAGAGTGGCCAGGACTGCATGAGCTGCCGATGTGTTGTGTCGTGA